The Astyanax mexicanus isolate ESR-SI-001 chromosome 14, AstMex3_surface, whole genome shotgun sequence genome window below encodes:
- the exd2 gene encoding exonuclease 3'-5' domain-containing protein 2 isoform X2, which yields MSRQSTFTAALATMLGATLGGLFLWHTIYTQKRKALKTPQKPDPLPVEQLRPVELSTAPVQNSQQKPTPLPPPLPPPPKTTRRISIPAIEKLLKVPAVVVSSPEEWEEHWPSFQKDLAIFPVLGLDCEWVSNKGKASAVSLLQMATYSGRCMLVRLLAFRDAQLSLPKGLLQVLRDPHVMKVGVGCFEDGKRLAHDHGLALVCTVDLRYLALRQRHAVLNNGLSLKSLAADLLNVTLDKSLELRCSNWEAEHLTQQQMVYAARDAQVSISLFLYMLGFHSEPCILSDSETPYSKLASSCQGLMDVPFRTRSEGDEGERRRRNRRSTVDSPESGDQQVPDPRRNKRKPLGVGYSARKSPLYDNCFLHAPDGQPLCTCDKKKAKWYLDKGIGELVSDEPFIVRLLFEPSGRPDSQKDYYLTAKENLCVVCGKAESYIRKNIVPHEYRRHFPAEMKDHNSHDILLLCTSCHAASNVYDGFLKQQLADEFSAPQGCEEGVRMLEDSDRRRVRSAARALLSAGESMPETRRDELLSVICTFYSENEKDEVTEDKDKVTEEMLQTAANLETRIFNEQYIPHGLKVVRAYAEHGLQGLIDLERRWRQHFLSSMQPSHLPPLWSVDHNHEKYLRKYGKDLVINLN from the exons ATGTCCAGACAAAGTACCTTCACTGCAGCACTGGCAACCATGTTAGGAGCTACGCTCGGAGGCCTTTTCCTGTggcacaccatatacacacagaAGAGAAAAGCCCTGAAAACGCCCCAAAAGCCTGACCCATTGCCTGTGGAGCAGCTTAGACCTGTGGAACTTAGTACAGCTCCAGTACAGAATTCACAACAAAAGCCCACACCTCtgccaccaccactaccaccaccaccaaaaACTACAAGACGTATTTCAATACCAGCTATTGAGAAGTTGCTTAAGGTGCCAGCGGTGGTGGTGAGCTCACCCGAAGAATGGGAGGAACACTGGCCATCGTTCCAAAAAGACCTGGCCATCTTTCCTGTCCTGGGTTTGGACTGTGAATGG GTGTCCAACAAAGGGAAAGCATCTGCGGTCTCTTTGCTCCAAATGGCTACATATTCTGGCCGCTGCATGCTGGTCAGACTGCTGGCATTTCGCGATGCCCAGCTGTCTCTGCCCAAAGGCCTGCTACAGGTCCTGCGGGACCCTCATGTGATGAAGGTGGGGGTTGGCTGTTTTGAGGATGGCAAGCGCCTGGCCCATGACCACGGCCTGGCTCTTGTGTGCACGGTTGATTTAAGATACCTGGCCCTGAGACAAAG GCATGCAGTGCTAAATAATGGACTGAGTCTAAAGTCCCTTGCTGCAGACCTACTCAACGTTACCCTGGACAAATCACTGGAGCTGCGATGTAGTAACTGGGAGGCTGAGCACCTAACCCAGCAGCAG ATGGTGTACGCAGCACGTGATGCCCAGGTGTCCATTTCCCTATTTCTCTACATGCTGGGCTTCCACTCTGAACCCTGCATCTTAAGCGACAGTGAGACCCCCTACTCAAAGCTGGCTTCGTCCTGCCAGGGTCTCATGGATGTACCTTTCAGGACACGCAGTGAAGGAGACGAGGGTGAGCGCAGGCGCAGGAACCGCAGGTCAACTGTGGACAGTCCCGAGTCTGGAGACCAGCAAGTACCAGACCCTCGCAGAAACAAACGCAAGCCTCTTGGGGTTGGATATTCAGCCAG GAAATCCCCCCTGTATGATAACTGTTTCCTTCATGCACCTGATGGCCAGCCACTCTGTACATGTGACAAGAAAAAGGCGAAGTGGTACCTTGACAAAGGAATAGGAG AGCTGGTCAGCGACGAACCCTTTATTGTGCGTCTGCTGTTTGAGCCATCAGGCCGTCCCGACTCACAGAAGGACTATTATCTTACGGCAAAAGAAaatctgtgtgtggtgtgtggaaaAGCAGAGTCCTACATCAG AAAGAACATTGTTCCACATGAATACAGACGCCACTTTCCAGCCGAGATGAAGGACCACAACTCTCATGACATTCTGCTGCTGTGCACTTCCTGCCATGCAGCGTCCAATGTTTATGATGGCTTCCTGAAACAGCAGCTGGCTGATGAGTTCTCTGCCCCTCAGGGCTGTGAGGAGGGGGTGAGGATGCTGGAAGATTCGGACCGACGGCGGGTTCGCTCTGCTGCCCGTGCCCTCCTTAGCGCTGGAGAGAGCATGCCAGAAACCAGACGAGACGAGCTCCTGTCAGTCATCTGCACTTTCTACTCCGAGAACGAGAAAGACGAGGTCACAGAGGACAAAGACAAGGTCACAGAAGAAATGCTGCAGACCGCTGCCAACCTGGAGAccag GATATTTAATGAGCAGTACATCCCCCACGGGTTGAAGGTGGTGCGGGCGTACGCTGAACACGGGCTGCAGGGTCTGATTGACCTAGAGCGCCGCTGGCGCCAACACTTTCTGTCTAGTATGCAGCCCAGCCACCTGCCCCCTCTATGGTCTGTGGACCACAACCACGAGAAGTACCTGCGCAAGTACGGAAAAGACCTGGTGATCAACCTAAACTGA
- the exd2 gene encoding exonuclease 3'-5' domain-containing protein 2 isoform X1, with protein sequence MSRQSTFTAALATMLGATLGGLFLWHTIYTQKRKALKTPQKPDPLPVEQLRPVELSTAPVQNSQQKPTPLPPPLPPPPKTTRRISIPAIEKLLKVPAVVVSSPEEWEEHWPSFQKDLAIFPVLGLDCEWVKSMRVSNKGKASAVSLLQMATYSGRCMLVRLLAFRDAQLSLPKGLLQVLRDPHVMKVGVGCFEDGKRLAHDHGLALVCTVDLRYLALRQRHAVLNNGLSLKSLAADLLNVTLDKSLELRCSNWEAEHLTQQQMVYAARDAQVSISLFLYMLGFHSEPCILSDSETPYSKLASSCQGLMDVPFRTRSEGDEGERRRRNRRSTVDSPESGDQQVPDPRRNKRKPLGVGYSARKSPLYDNCFLHAPDGQPLCTCDKKKAKWYLDKGIGELVSDEPFIVRLLFEPSGRPDSQKDYYLTAKENLCVVCGKAESYIRKNIVPHEYRRHFPAEMKDHNSHDILLLCTSCHAASNVYDGFLKQQLADEFSAPQGCEEGVRMLEDSDRRRVRSAARALLSAGESMPETRRDELLSVICTFYSENEKDEVTEDKDKVTEEMLQTAANLETRIFNEQYIPHGLKVVRAYAEHGLQGLIDLERRWRQHFLSSMQPSHLPPLWSVDHNHEKYLRKYGKDLVINLN encoded by the exons ATGTCCAGACAAAGTACCTTCACTGCAGCACTGGCAACCATGTTAGGAGCTACGCTCGGAGGCCTTTTCCTGTggcacaccatatacacacagaAGAGAAAAGCCCTGAAAACGCCCCAAAAGCCTGACCCATTGCCTGTGGAGCAGCTTAGACCTGTGGAACTTAGTACAGCTCCAGTACAGAATTCACAACAAAAGCCCACACCTCtgccaccaccactaccaccaccaccaaaaACTACAAGACGTATTTCAATACCAGCTATTGAGAAGTTGCTTAAGGTGCCAGCGGTGGTGGTGAGCTCACCCGAAGAATGGGAGGAACACTGGCCATCGTTCCAAAAAGACCTGGCCATCTTTCCTGTCCTGGGTTTGGACTGTGAATGGGTAAAGAGCATGCGT GTGTCCAACAAAGGGAAAGCATCTGCGGTCTCTTTGCTCCAAATGGCTACATATTCTGGCCGCTGCATGCTGGTCAGACTGCTGGCATTTCGCGATGCCCAGCTGTCTCTGCCCAAAGGCCTGCTACAGGTCCTGCGGGACCCTCATGTGATGAAGGTGGGGGTTGGCTGTTTTGAGGATGGCAAGCGCCTGGCCCATGACCACGGCCTGGCTCTTGTGTGCACGGTTGATTTAAGATACCTGGCCCTGAGACAAAG GCATGCAGTGCTAAATAATGGACTGAGTCTAAAGTCCCTTGCTGCAGACCTACTCAACGTTACCCTGGACAAATCACTGGAGCTGCGATGTAGTAACTGGGAGGCTGAGCACCTAACCCAGCAGCAG ATGGTGTACGCAGCACGTGATGCCCAGGTGTCCATTTCCCTATTTCTCTACATGCTGGGCTTCCACTCTGAACCCTGCATCTTAAGCGACAGTGAGACCCCCTACTCAAAGCTGGCTTCGTCCTGCCAGGGTCTCATGGATGTACCTTTCAGGACACGCAGTGAAGGAGACGAGGGTGAGCGCAGGCGCAGGAACCGCAGGTCAACTGTGGACAGTCCCGAGTCTGGAGACCAGCAAGTACCAGACCCTCGCAGAAACAAACGCAAGCCTCTTGGGGTTGGATATTCAGCCAG GAAATCCCCCCTGTATGATAACTGTTTCCTTCATGCACCTGATGGCCAGCCACTCTGTACATGTGACAAGAAAAAGGCGAAGTGGTACCTTGACAAAGGAATAGGAG AGCTGGTCAGCGACGAACCCTTTATTGTGCGTCTGCTGTTTGAGCCATCAGGCCGTCCCGACTCACAGAAGGACTATTATCTTACGGCAAAAGAAaatctgtgtgtggtgtgtggaaaAGCAGAGTCCTACATCAG AAAGAACATTGTTCCACATGAATACAGACGCCACTTTCCAGCCGAGATGAAGGACCACAACTCTCATGACATTCTGCTGCTGTGCACTTCCTGCCATGCAGCGTCCAATGTTTATGATGGCTTCCTGAAACAGCAGCTGGCTGATGAGTTCTCTGCCCCTCAGGGCTGTGAGGAGGGGGTGAGGATGCTGGAAGATTCGGACCGACGGCGGGTTCGCTCTGCTGCCCGTGCCCTCCTTAGCGCTGGAGAGAGCATGCCAGAAACCAGACGAGACGAGCTCCTGTCAGTCATCTGCACTTTCTACTCCGAGAACGAGAAAGACGAGGTCACAGAGGACAAAGACAAGGTCACAGAAGAAATGCTGCAGACCGCTGCCAACCTGGAGAccag GATATTTAATGAGCAGTACATCCCCCACGGGTTGAAGGTGGTGCGGGCGTACGCTGAACACGGGCTGCAGGGTCTGATTGACCTAGAGCGCCGCTGGCGCCAACACTTTCTGTCTAGTATGCAGCCCAGCCACCTGCCCCCTCTATGGTCTGTGGACCACAACCACGAGAAGTACCTGCGCAAGTACGGAAAAGACCTGGTGATCAACCTAAACTGA